A stretch of DNA from Pseudonocardia hierapolitana:
CTATCGACCTGCTGGCCGGGCGGTTCGATGCGGCCCACGCCGCTTTCGACGACGCATTCACCTTCGGGGAGCGGACGGGCGAGGTGGACCGGGCGCGGATGTGGCGCGACCAGGTCTGGTCGCTGGAGTTGCTGCGCGGCGACGTCGACGAGGCGCTCACGACCGCCCGCGGTGTCCTGCCCGGCGACCCGTTCACCCGGGTGCTGGAGGCGCTCACCGCCGCGCACCGCGGTGACGTCGACGAGGCGCTGCGCCGCGGCCGCGACATCGACGACCTGTTCCGCCACCTCCCCCGACGGTTCCACTCGATGCGGCTGGTGTTCGACGCCCAGGTCGCGGCCGCGACCGGCGACCCCGCGCGGTGCGCCGCCGCACGCGCCGCGCTCGCGCCCCTCGCCGACGGCTGGGCCGTCCACTCGGGCGGGGGGATCGTCTGGGGCCCGATGGCGCTGTGGCTGGCCCTCGTCGACGCCGCCGAGCAGCGCTGGGACGACGCCGTGCAGGGGTATCGCAGCGCCGTCGCGGCGGCCGACCGGCTGGGGGCGAGGCCCTGGTCGGTGCTGGCCCGCGCCCACCTCGCCGCGGCCCTGCGCGGCACGGGATCACCGGACGACGCCGAGCGTGCGGCCTACCTGCTCGCCGCGGCGCGCCGCGAGGCCGCCGAGCTGGGCATGGCCGCGGCCCTGCCACCGGTCGACGAGCCGCCGTCCGCGGGGAACGTGCTGCGGCTCGAGGGCGGGGTGTGGACGGTGCGGTTCGCGGGGCGCACCGCGCACGTCAAGGATGCGAAGGGCATGCGCGACCTGCGCGTGCTGGTCGCCAGGCCCTGCGCGGAGGTCGCGGCCGTCGACCTGCTGAACCCGGACGGCGACCCGGCCGTCTCCGCACGCCGCCGGTTCGGCGCCGACCCGATGCTCGACGAGCAGGCGCGGGACGCCTACCGCAACCGGCTGCGCGCCCTGGACGGCGAGATCCGCGACGCCCTCGACCGCGGTGCCGACCGACGGGCCGCCTCGCTGGACCGCGAGCGCGCCGCACTGCTCGACGAGCTGCGCCGGTCCGCCGGTCTGGGCGGGCGGGCTCGCCGGCTGGGCGACGACACCGAGCGGGCCCGCCAGGCCGTCACCGCCCGGATCCGCGACACCATCCGGCGGCTGCGGTCGGTGCACCCCGAGTTGGCCGAGCACCTCGCCGCGTCCGTTGCGACCGGCACGTACTGCCGCTACCGGCCCCAGCCGCCGGTCACGTGGAGCGTTTGACCTCCGGTCCGCTGAGGAAGGCCAGGCCCTCCGTCGCCGGGGCGTCCGGTCACCGAGCCGCCGTGGCTGGCCGGGCGGGTGCAGGACAACGTGGCCACGGTCAGCGCCGAGGAGTTCACGCTGCTCGATGTCGACCGGCTGGCCTGGACCTCGGATCCGGACACGATCCAGGCCCTGCGCGACGACCCGATGTACAACCGGCTCGACGTCGTCCGTTCCGGCCGGGTGGGCTACTTCGACTACACCACGCCGCCGTTGCCGGGGGCCGCGATCAGCTTCAACACCGTCCTGAGCATTCCGTACGCCTTGGACCAGGTCGTTCCCGAGCTGGAGAAGATGGACGCGAACGGGTGACCGCAGTTCCCTACGTGACGGCCAGGCCGCGGAGGAAAGCCAGGCCCTCCGTTGCCAGGGCGTCCTGGCTGTCGGCCAGCGGCCGCCAGATCGAGGCCGCGGTCGCGATGGTGGCGTTCTCCGCGGTGAACGACTCGATGCACACCGGGCCGCTGTAGCCCGCGTCGGACAGCGCGTCCAGGAAACCGGGCCAGTCGAGGTGGTCGGCGCCCGGCGCGCCACGATCGTTGGCGCACACCTGGACGTGCACGATCCGCCCGGCCGCCCGCCGGGTCGCGGCGGCGGGATCCTGCTCCTCGATGTTCTGGTGGTAGGTGTCGAGCCCGAGCCCTATGTGCTCAGGCGGCAGGCCGTCGAGGGCCTCGAGGGTCTGGTCGATCGTGTTGAGCAGGCTGGTCTCGTACCGGTTGAGCGGCTCCACCCCGATCCGCACGCCGACCTGCGCCGCGTGCTCCACGACCGGCGCCAGGTTCTCCCGCAGCTGCTCGTACGCCGCCCGGCGCTCGGCGTCCGACATCCGCCAGGTCCGGCCCACCGATGTGTAGGCCGGCCCGGCGATCGCCGGGGCGCCGACCGCGGCGGCCGCGTCGAGCACGCCGCGCAGGTAGTCCTGCGTGGCGCGGACGGTGGCCGCGTCGGCGGCCACCAGCTCCCGCCCCGGCGGCATCACGAGGCAGACGCTCGCGCCCAGCCCGAGGTCGCCGAGCACGGTCG
This window harbors:
- a CDS encoding sugar phosphate isomerase/epimerase family protein, translating into MSTWVWASPCDDATVAALAPRVAAWGFDVLELPVEQLGDWDPARTATVLGDLGLGASVCLVMPPGRELVAADAATVRATQDYLRGVLDAAAAVGAPAIAGPAYTSVGRTWRMSDAERRAAYEQLRENLAPVVEHAAQVGVRIGVEPLNRYETSLLNTIDQTLEALDGLPPEHIGLGLDTYHQNIEEQDPAAATRRAAGRIVHVQVCANDRGAPGADHLDWPGFLDALSDAGYSGPVCIESFTAENATIATAASIWRPLADSQDALATEGLAFLRGLAVT